The nucleotide window GGCGCAGACACCATTATTTACACAGACCCAGACCAAGCGGAAGATTTCGTTAGTAGAACAGGCATTGATACGTTAGCCGTAGCTATTGGAACGGCACATGGTTTATACCCTAAAGATAAAAAACCAGAATTGAATATGCCCCTTTTAAAAGAATTAAATAAACGTTTGGATATTCCATTTGTACTTCACGGAGGTTCGGGAAATCCAGATAAAGAAGTCAGTGAATCTGTACAGTATGGTGTTAGAAAAGTAAATCTTAGTTCAGATCTGAAAAGTGTGTTTTTTGAAGAAGTTCGCCGAGTTTTAGTGGACAATCCCGCGATGTATGAACCAAATCAAGTTTATCCATCAGCTAATGAAAAAGTTAAAGACGTTGTAAGACATAAATTACACATTTTAAATACTACTGGCCAAGCAGATAAATATTAATAAGAGGGGTAGAAGCGCGAGTTATAGTGTTTTTGCCCTTTAAGGAGTGGAGGAACATGTTAAGCACAGCGAAGGAACGCCAACTAAAAATCGTTAACCGGCTAAAAGTGGAACAATTTATGCGGATTATTGATTTAGTGGAGCTTGTCAACTACAGCGAAGCCACTGTTAAACGGGATTTAGTAGAATTAGAAAAAGAAGGACTTGTGAGACGAACAAGAGGCGGCGCGATGATTATCGATAATAAAAAAATTGATTTGCCTTATTTAATGAAAATGAATGAGCGAAGTAATGAAACAAGTAAAATAAGAATTGCCGATATTGCAAAATCACTTATTCGCGATGATATGGTGATTTTCTTAGACTCGAGCTCAACATCACTGCATTTAATTGACGTTTTAAGTAAATTTGATGGATTGCAAATTATTACAA belongs to Listeria swaminathanii and includes:
- a CDS encoding ketose-bisphosphate aldolase — encoded protein: MLYTMKDLLAVGKEHQFAVPAFNICSFDMLKAIMEEVEANNAPVILEIHPDEIEYLGDNFVATVREYAYRSKVPVVIHMDHGGTIKDVMRAIRNGYTSVMIDASRASYEENVALTTQVVELAHKVGVSVEAELGTIGNNGSAEGGADTIIYTDPDQAEDFVSRTGIDTLAVAIGTAHGLYPKDKKPELNMPLLKELNKRLDIPFVLHGGSGNPDKEVSESVQYGVRKVNLSSDLKSVFFEEVRRVLVDNPAMYEPNQVYPSANEKVKDVVRHKLHILNTTGQADKY